The DNA window GACGCCGTGCTCCAGTACCTGCGCAAGATCGATCCCGAAGCTGCCGAGGTGGCGCGCGAACGTTACGCCTGCTTCGACCAATTCGGCTCCGACCCGCAGACCTACGGCTACGCCACGACGGCCGGGCTTGCCCCGTCGTGCGAGGCCGAGGTGATCGCGCAACTCGTCGAGCTGCGGCGGTCGGCCGGCGACTACGCGCGCCGCGACGGACGCCTCGCCGCCGATGATCTGTTCTTCGCCGAGCAGAACGCGCGCCTCGTGGCCAACGCCGAACAGTACTACCGTGCCATGTTCGGCAGCCGCGTCTCGAGCTGGAACCTGCGCGACCTGCACATGGCGGACACGCTCGACTCCCTCGTGGCGTTCCTGCGCCCACGCGTGCGGGTCCCGAAGATCATCGTGTGGGCCCACAACTCGCACCTCGGCGACGCGCGCGCCACCGAACTCGGTCGTTCCGGCGAATTGAACCTTGGCCAGCTCGCGCGCCAGCGCCACGCGCACGACGCCGTCCTCGTCGGGTTCAGTACGTATGAGGGAACGGTCACCGCGGCCACGGACTGGGACGCACCGGCCGAACGCAAGATCGTGCGGCCGGGACTGCGGGGAAGCTACGAAGAGACGTTTCACGACACGGAGATGCCCAACTTCCTCCTCTTGCCGTCGCGCACCGAGGATCTTCGCGCCGCGCTCGACCACCCGCGTCTGCAACGCGCCATCGGCGTGATCTACCGCCCGCTCAGCGAACGGCAGAGCCATTACTTCCACACGCACCTTCCACGCCAGTTCGATGCCGTATTGCACTATGACCGCACGCGTGCCGTGGAACCGCTCGAGCGCACTGCGATGTGGGAGCGCGGGGAGATGCCCGAGACGTATCCGACGTCGCTCTGACGTTCGGCACCGCCCCTTGAGTACTGGCAACGGAGAGATCGGAATTCGCAGTTGACAGTCGTCAGTGGTCGTCGTTCAAGAGGGAGTCCATATGAATACCGAAAATGCAGCCACTGTCCGCGACAGCCGGGTCCGCCTGCCCCTCGGCCCGGTGACCCTCGACGGCGATCTGTCCATTCCCGACGGCGCGACGGGTCTCGTGCTGTTCGCGCACGGCAGCGGGAGCAGCCGCCTCAGCCCGCGCAACGTGCAGGTCGCCCGCGGCCTGCAGGCCGCCGGCCTCGC is part of the Gemmatimonadaceae bacterium genome and encodes:
- a CDS encoding erythromycin esterase family protein — encoded protein: MPTVARATLPQVVADAAYPLTGGPEDFDPLLARIGDAPVVLIGEASHGTHEFYRIRAEITKRLIAERGFSAVAVEADWPDAYRVNRYVRGGGDDGDATEALSGFVRFPQWMWRNADVLDFVGWLRAFNETRPEPDRRVGFYGLDLYSLHASIDAVLQYLRKIDPEAAEVARERYACFDQFGSDPQTYGYATTAGLAPSCEAEVIAQLVELRRSAGDYARRDGRLAADDLFFAEQNARLVANAEQYYRAMFGSRVSSWNLRDLHMADTLDSLVAFLRPRVRVPKIIVWAHNSHLGDARATELGRSGELNLGQLARQRHAHDAVLVGFSTYEGTVTAATDWDAPAERKIVRPGLRGSYEETFHDTEMPNFLLLPSRTEDLRAALDHPRLQRAIGVIYRPLSERQSHYFHTHLPRQFDAVLHYDRTRAVEPLERTAMWERGEMPETYPTSL